A single genomic interval of Homo sapiens chromosome 15, GRCh38.p14 Primary Assembly harbors:
- the ISLR gene encoding immunoglobulin superfamily containing leucine-rich repeat protein precursor yields the protein MQELHLLWWALLLGLAQACPEPCDCGEKYGFQIADCAYRDLESVPPGFPANVTTLSLSANRLPGLPEGAFREVPLLQSLWLAHNEIRTVAAGALASLSHLKSLDLSHNLISDFAWSDLHNLSALQLLKMDSNELTFIPRDAFRSLRALRSLQLNHNRLHTLAEGTFTPLTALSHLQINENPFDCTCGIVWLKTWALTTAVSIPEQDNIACTSPHVLKGTPLSRLPPLPCSAPSVQLSYQPSQDGAELRPGFVLALHCDVDGQPAPQLHWHIQIPSGIVEITSPNVGTDGRALPGTPVASSQPRFQAFANGSLLIPDFGKLEEGTYSCLATNELGSAESSVDVALATPGEGGEDTLGRRFHGKAVEGKGCYTVDNEVQPSGPEDNVVIIYLSRAGNPEAAVAEGVPGQLPPGLLLLGQSLLLFFFLTSF from the coding sequence ATGCAGGAGCTGCATCTGCTCTGGTGGGCGCTTCTCCTGGGCCTGGCTCAGGCCTGCCCTGAGCCCTGCGACTGTGGGGAAAAGTATGGCTTCCAGATCGCCGACTGTGCCTACCGCGACCTAGAATCCGTGCCGCCTGGCTTCCCGGCCAATGTGACTACACTGAGCCTGTCAGCCAACCGGCTGCCAGGCTTGCCGGAGGGTGCCTTCAGGGAGGTGCCCCTGCTGCAGTCGCTGTGGCTGGCACACAATGAGATCCGCACGGTGGCCGCCGGAGCCCTGGCCTCTCTGAGCCATCTCAAGAGCCTGGACCTCAGCCACAATCTCATCTCTGACTTTGCCTGGAGCGACCTGCACAACCTCAGTGCCCTCCAATTGCTCAAGATGGACAGCAACGAGCTGACCTTCATCCCCCGCGACGCCTTCCGCAGCCTCCGTGCTCTGCGCTCGCTGCAACTCAACCACAACCGCTTGCACACATTGGCCGAGGGCACCTTCACCCCGCTCACCGCGCTGTCCCACCTGCAGATCAACGAGAACCCCTTCGACTGCACCTGCGGCATCGTGTGGCTCAAGACATGGGCCCTGACCACGGCCGTGTCCATCCCGGAGCAGGACAACATCGCCTGCACCTCACCCCATGTGCTCAAGGGTACGCCGCTGAGCCGCCTGCCGCCACTGCCATGCTCGGCGCCCTCAGTGCAGCTCAGCTACCAACCCAGCCAGGATGGTGCCGAGCTGCGGCCTGGTTTTGTGCTGGCACTGCACTGTGATGTGGACGGGCAGCCGGCCCCTCAGCTTCACTGGCACATCCAGATACCCAGTGGCATTGTGGAGATCACCAGCCCCAACGTGGGCACTGATGGGCGTGCCCTGCCTGGCACCCCTGTGGCCAGCTCCCAGCCGCGCTTCCAGGCCTTTGCCAATGGCAGCCTGCTTATCCCCGACTTTGGCAAGCTGGAGGAAGGCACCTACAGCTGCCTGGCCACCAATGAGCTGGGCAGTGCTGAGAGCTCAGTGGACGTGGCACTGGCCACGCCCGGTGAGGGTGGTGAGGACACACTGGGGCGCAGGTTCCATGGCAAAGCGGTTGAGGGAAAGGGCTGCTATACGGTTGACAACGAGGTGCAGCCATCAGGGCCGGAGGACAATGTGGTCATCATCTACCTCAGCCGTGCTGGGAACCCTGAGGCTGCAGTCGCAGAAGGGGTCCCTGGGCAGCTGCCCCCAGGCCTGCTCCTGCTGGGCCAaagcctcctcctcttcttcttcctcaccTCCTTCTAG